The genomic window TATTAGTTGCTAATGTATTCCAACCTAAAGTTGAGTTTTGCCCCGTGAAGTCAGAGCCTTCCATCGCTTTGAACAAGGTAATACGCTCAGAGTACTTCTGTGGTATGTATCGATAGGCTGCTTGGCTATTGGCATACACAATTTGCAGCAAGGGTGCGATCGCGGATTCATCTAGTAGCTGTAATTGTGATTCTTCGGGGAGTTGGCGCACAATCGCCGACCACTGCCAGCGAGAGAGCCAGGGCTTCCAGGCGTGAAATCGATTCGTTGCGATCGCCCCATAATCTAGCAAAAACGGCAGTGTAGACCAGAGGGCAGTTCCCAAGAGATACTTCAGAGTTTGATAGAGCGAAGGTTGGAGGTGAGTAGGAGCCGGAGTATCGAGAATTGCTAGCAGGGCAATTTCTTGTCCTGCGTGGATAAGCTGTTGCGCCATCTCGAAGGCGACCAGTCCACCAAACGACCAACCTCCCAGAAAGTAGGGCCCCTGGGACTGGAGAATTTGAATAGCTTGAATATAGTAGGCGGCGATCGCTTCAATTCGGTTTAGGGGTTTGGATTTGCCATCTAGCCCTAAGGGTTGGAGTCCGTAGAAACTGCGATCGTTGCCCAAATGTTGCGCTAGTTCTAAATAGGGAAACACAACGCCAAACATGGGATGCACACAGAAAAAAGGCTGCTTATTTCCGCCCAAAGTTAAGGGTACCAGGGGCGACCTAGAGCCTGTGCCCAATTCATTGGAGGCAACAATCTGAGCGTTGGCTAGTGATTTTGGAGCAGACAGATCTTGAATAACTTGAGGATTACTGGTGGATAATGTCGATCGTTTGTGGCGGTAAACCGATCGATCAAGTGAAACAAGTGGGGGAGCTTGCAAGGTTAAGGGCGTGTTGCGTAGGGTATCAATGAGGGGCGATAGTTGGGCGATCGTGGGAGCTTCAAACACATTCTTCAGAGGAAGTTCTAGTCCAAAAGCATCTCGTACACGAGAGGTCATCTGTGTCGCCAGTAAGGAATGTCCACCCATCTCAAAAAAGTTATCATTCATGTTCACTTGCTTGATCTGTAAGAGTTCTTTCCAGATATCAGTAAGTGTTAATTCTGTTAGGGTTGAAGGTGCGATCGCTAGACTGGGTGAGTGAGCTAAACTCTGCTTAAATGACGAAAGTATGCGGCGATCGACTTTGCCACTGACAGTTAAGGGAAGATTTTCTAACGGTAAAAAATCGGAAGGTATCATGTAGCTGGGTAAGGTTTTCCCTAAGTGTTGACCCAGTGCGGGAACGAGTTGACGAGCAAATTGAGAAAGCAATGGCTCGTTCGTGTAATGATTCCCATCTAGACAGAGTTGCTGAACTGACAAAGCAGCAGATGCATCAACGCCATGCCGGATCAACAACACATCATAGTCGCCTGTATAAGCGTCGCCTGTATAAGCGTTGCCTGCATTGGTTTGAGTTGACCAAGTAATTTCTACAGCGTAGGGTAACACTGTTTCTAAATCCCACCACTCTTGAGGAGCGATCGCCATTTCAACGTCATTCTCTAATCTATCTCGCATTCGTCCAACGGTTTTTGGAGCATTGCCATTCAATAACCAAGTTGCAGCTTTAACAGCGTTATTGACCCGACTATTGGTGACGCTAGTAATTATCAATATTTCGGGTTCAGTTGCAAGCAGATTCTTTTTAACGGTTTCGACAGTAATTGGATTAAGTTTCCAGCTATGTTTTTGAATTAAGTCGGATGAGCTTGATCCAGGTTGATTAATGCTTGTTAATTGATCTTCTATGTGCAGTAAAACATTGTAGCGAAACTGTGTCATTTCATTTTGACTATGCCCGCGTGAAAGCCGGATCTGCACCTGTCGAATTTGGGGAAATTTATGGCGCAGGGCATGGAAGAAAGCTGGATCGATCGCCAGTTCCGATTCTTCAAACAGCGATCGTTCTACCTGTTGCCGCAGTTGATTTCGTTCCACACTGGCATCTGCTTGACAGAATTGCACCCAGGTATGAAAAGCCCTTAATAAAGGTAGACTTCGCACATCGCCAAGAAACAAAACGCCACCCGGAGCCACTGTCTTTATTGCTCCTTCTATCACCTGCATCAAGTAATCCTGGCTTGGAAAATACTGCACGACTGAGTTCAAAATGACTACATCAAACGCTGCTGTTTCCATGTCCTCAGGAACAATGCCCTCAAAATCAGTTGCCATCCGGTGAAATAATTTAACTTGAGAAAGATTAAGTGACTCTAATTGCTGCTGAATAGACTCCAAAGCAGCCTCAGAAAAATCTGTGCCCCAATACTCATCGCAATGAGACGCAATTTGAAAGAGTAGTAACCCAGAACCGCAGCCAATTTCTAGCACCCGTTTAGGTTGAAGCGCAAGAATTTGCTGAACGCGATCGCTGACCCACTCTTGCATTTGTTCTAGGGGAATCGGGTTGCCCGTATAGCTGCTGTTCCAGCCCGTGATATTGAATTGAGGATTGGGGATAAAAGATTGATAGGTTTGATTATAGAGGGTTTGCCAGTGTTGAATGTGTTGAGTTTGAAGCGATCGTAACTGGGTTTGTTGAAAATGTTGGCGGTCGAGGCTGAAGTAAGCGCTCAGACGGGTTTCACTAGATTCCCCAGAGGCAACTACTACCGCATCTTGAATGGCAGGATGGTGTTGTAATGTCGCTTCAATTTCGCCTAATTCAACCCGGAAACCTCGAAGTTTAATTTGGTTATCAACTCGTCCCAAAAACTCGATCGTTCCATCCGCTTGAAAGAGGGCGCGATCGCTAGTCTTGTAGAGCGCTAATCGCTTAGTTGTAATAAACCGTTCTGCCGTCAATCCTGGACGATTGAGATAGCCGCGAGCAAGTCCTGCACCACCGATGTATAACTCCCCTGGAATGCCTATCGGAACGGGATTCAAATGGGTATCTAGAATATAGATCTGGGTGTTAAGAATAGGACGACCAATTTTGAGAGGATGATCGCCTGGATAAAGTTTCGCAATGGTTGCCCAGATGGTTGTCTCTGTCGGACCGTAGGCATTGAAAAAGTGACGATTTACTGCCCAGCGATCGACCACTTGACTAGAGCAAGCTTCTCCACCCGTAATCAGTACTTGCAGGGCAGGGAGTTCCGCAGACGGTAAGACAGCCAGGACTGCTGGAGTCAGCAAAGCATGGGTAATGGCGTTGTCTTCTAAAAATTGCACCAATGCTATTCCTGGCATCTGGGCAGGCTTAGGAGGAAGATATAACGTGCCACCAGAACCTAATGCTAAGGCAATTTCAAAAATAGAGGCATCAAAACTTAGAGAACTGAATTGAAGGATCCGACTGCTGCGAGACAAATGAAAGACTTGCCGCTGTGCTTCAACCACGTTACACAAACCCTTGTGCTGTGCAAGAACTCCTTTGGGTATGCCTGTCGAACCAGAAGTGTAGATCACATAAGCTAGATGCTCGGGGGTTGAAGAAACTCCCTTATCAAGTCCTAAGTTTAGCGGTAAGGGCTGATCTAAACAAACTGTTGTCGCTTGCGATTCAGGTAAAGATTTGACTAACCAAGATTGCGTCAGCAGAATTGAAACCTGGGTATCAGTCAGCATAAAGTGAAGCCGATCGCTGGGATAACTAGGGTCGATCGGCACATAAGCTCCTCCAGCTTTAAGGATTCCTAAGATTCCAATTACCATATCCGCAGACCGATCGACACATAGCCCCACGAGGGTATCTGCCTGAACTCCCATCTGGATCGGGATTTGTGCTAGATCGTTAGCGTGTTGATTCAGTTCTCCGTAGGTAAGCGATCTATGTTCCGATATGAGGGCGATCGCTTTTGGGTCATGTTCCACCTGTGCTTCAAAAATGTGATGAAAACAATGGTCATTGGTTTGTTCCGAATCAGTCTGATTCCATTCAACAAAAACCTGTTGATGCTCTGTAGCGGTGAGTAGAGGCAAGTCTGACAATGACGCATCGGGATCAGAAACAATACCTTCTAGTAAGGTTTGAAAATGTCCGGCTAAACGGCTAATTCTGTCGCGATCGAACAAGTCTGTGCTATAGGAAATGAAGCCGCTTAAACCTTCCGGAGATTGCCATAAGCTCCGCAGTCCATGAGCCGATTCCCACAGGTGAACCTCTAGATCAAATCGAATGCTGCCTGATCTCAAAGGTGCGGGTTCCAACATCAACCCTGGTAATTCTAGCGGCTGCATCGGAGCATTTTGCAGTGCAAAAGCAACTTGAAATAAAGGATTGCGACTGAGATCGCGATCGGGATCGAGTTCTTCTACTAATTTCTCAAACGGTAAGTCTTGATGTTCATAAGCTTCTAAGGTCGTTTCCCGCACCTGTTCCAAAAACGTACGAAAGTTAGGATTGCCCGATAGATTCGATCGCATCACTAGGCTATTCACAAAAAATCCAATTAGCCCTTCTAATTCGCTGCGATGACGATTAGCAATTGGGGAACCGATCGCAATATCTTCCTGTCCTGTGTAGCGATATAGCAATGTTTGAAAGGCTGCCAATAGAGTCATAAACAAGGAGACTCCTGACTGCTGACTAAACGCTTCTAACGCCTGAGTTAGCGTAGGAGAAAACTGTAATGGATAGGTTGCACCTCGATAGGTCTGAACTAATGGATGAGGGCGATCGCTGGGTAGATGTAGTACTTGTAAATCTTGTAACTTGCTGCGCCAATAAATCAGTTGTTTTTCTAAAATATCTCCCTGCATTTCATTGCGCTGCCAGCAGGTAAAATCGCTATATTGAATGGGCAAGGGTGGTAATATAGGGATGCGTCCTTCAACAAATGCTGTGTAGAAAAAAGATAGCTCTCGAATTAAAACTCCTAATGACCAACCATCAGCAACAATATGATGCAGGGTCAGCAACAGAACTGCCTCAATGGGAGTAAACTGTAGCAGCGTTACTCGTAAGAGAGAATCGGTAGTTAAATTGAACGGATGCTGGGCTTCAGTCGTTGCGAGTTGTTGACTGATGCGTTCTCGATCGCTTGCAGTAACCGTTTGTAAATTGACAACCGATAACTCAAATTTAGTGTCGGGTGAAACTACCTGAACAGGCTGTCCATCAAGTATTGTAAACGTTGTCCTAAGGGCAGCATGACGATTCACAATTTCATAAAACGATCGCTCTAACGCAGTTCTATTTAGCGTTCCTGTTAAGCGAATGGCGGCAGGCACATTATAAAACGGATTGTTGGGTGTGAGTTGATATAAAAACCATAATCGCTGCTGAGCGAAAGACAGGGGAAACAGCATTCCCTGAGTAGCAGGCTGATTCGTTATAGAAGGCTGAATCGATTGCGATCGCTGTTGGTTTAGATAGAAGATGATTTCGGCTTTGCGCTCGGCTAATTCTTGTCGCAAAGCAGGGGTTAGAGTTCCTTCTGGGGCAGTACAGCGCAAGCGCATCTCGTCAAAGGGATTGAAATCGCTCTCAATAAATACCTGTACATCCAGGCTTTTAAGGTGAGAAATTAATTCAGCGATCGTCCAGTTTGTCATAGCTCTATTTCTTCCCGTCGTTGCGAACCCAATTTTTCTTGAAGATTTCTATCTGGCTGAATTTTCCACTTTAAAGCCTCAATCTTTAATGCTAGTTCTGCGATCGTGGGAGTTTCAAATAAACTGCGCAGCGGCAATTCTACCTGAAAGCGATCGCGGATACGGGAAACCAGTTGAGTTGCCAACAGAGAGTGTCCACCCATATCAAAAAAACTATCGTGAACGCCTACTTGTTTGCGTCCCAGGAGTTGAGTCCAGAGTTCAGTTAGGGAGGATTCTAGCGAAGTTGTTGGAGTTGCTAAACCTTTTTCCTGGGGCACATGAGGCACAATGAGGTGAGGATGTGGCAACGCTTTCTGATCTATTTTGCCATTGGCAGTAAGAGGAAGAGTATCCATTACAACAAATGCAGTCGGCATCATGTAGACAGGTAGTTTTGCTTTGAGAAATGATTGTAGATCACGCTCTGTTAGTATTTCTGAAGCTTTGGGTACAACGTAGGCAAGCAACTGGCGATCGTCATCTAACTCTCTTACAATTACCACTGCTGTTTGTACCCTGGGATGTTGAGTGAGAACCCTCTCGACCTCACCCAGTTCTACCCGAAATCCTCGAATTTTAATTTGATGGTCTGTTCGTCCTAAAAACTCAAGATTGTCATCAGAACGGTAAAGCGCGCGATCGCCTGTCCTATAGAGTAATGAAAATTGGGTATGAACAAACCGTTCTGCTGTTAATTGAGGACGATTTAAATATCCCTGAGCGAGTCCAGCACCACCTAAATAAATTTCGCCTTTGACCCCTGCGGGAACCGGATGCAGATTTTCATCTAGCAGATAAACTTGGGTATTGGTAATTGCTTGACCGATCGGAATGGTTGTAGCGTTCTGTGGAACCTGTTCTACTTCATACCAGGTAGAAAACGTTGTATTTTCAGTTGGCCCATACACATGAATGAGATGTTGCGGTTTACCTTGGTGAAGCACCGATCGCACCCGATCAACACTCACAATCTCGCCCCCAAACAAGAGATATTTAAGGGATTGAAAGGCACTGGGAACTTGACTTACCGTTTGATTAAATAACGCCGTTGTGAGAAATAATATACTAATTTGCTGCTGCTGTAATTCTGCAACAAAATCAGGAGGCGAAAGCGTAGTTTCTCGCTCGACTCCAATCAATTGTGCGCCATTAAGTAACGCACCCCAAATTTCAAAGGTTGCTGCATCAAAAGCAAGGGTCGCGACCTGTGCCACCCGATCACCAGGTTCTATCTGGACATAGTTGGTTTCACACACCAGTCGAGTTACGGCTCGATGCGGCACCATAACTCCTTTAGGCGTTCCAGTTGAGCCAGAGGTATACATAATATATGCTAATTGCTCAGGCGTACAAGCAGGAGGTAGATTCTCGTCCGATTCTTGAGCGATCGCATCCCATTCTTGTTCTAAACAGATGAGCCTTGCTTGATCAGTTTGAAGTGAATTTATCCAATCTACTTGCGTTAAAATCACTGTAATTTCAGCATCTTTCACTATAAACTGGAGTCGTTCCGGAGGATAGCTAAAATCAAGAAAAACATAAGCACCACCTGCTTTAACAACCGCTAACATTGCCGCGATCGCTTCCACACTTCGCTCTAGGTAAATTCCGATAGGCTTATTAGAGTAAGCTCCTAGCCGTTGCAAATACCGTGCCAGTTGGTTACTGCCCTGATTTAGTGACTGATAGGTAAATTGTTGATCGCCAAACTTAACCGCGATCGCCGTGGGGGTTTGCTTAACCTGTGCTTCAAATTGTTGATGAATACAACTGGTTGCAGAATCAACAACCGAACTACCCTGCCACTGCTGTAACAATGCCTGTTGTTCTCTAGACGTTAACAAGGGTAGGGCAGAAAGATGACTATTGGGATTTACCACAATTTCTTCTAGCAATACCTGAAAATGATGCCCCACAGAAGCGATCGTTGCGGGGTCAAAAACCTCAGTGTTATAAACCATCACGCCGCGTAGTCCGTCCGATTGCTGCCAGCCTTTTCCCCACAGATTCCTAAAGTTATCTGTGCATTTCCACAGATAGATTTCTAGAGCAAAACGCGCAGTCTTGGTCTGCAACTCTACTGGATTTAGAACTAATCCGGGTAATATCAGTTGCTCCATCGGTGTATTTTGCAATGCGAAAACAACCTGAAATAGCGGATTTTGACCCAAGCTACGAATCGGTTGTAATTCTTCTACCAGCTTTTCAAAGGGCAGGTCTTGGTGAGCATACGCCGCCAAAGTGACATCCCGAACCCGGTCTAACAACTCGCGAAAGGTGGGATCGCCTGCTAAGTTAGTCCGCAATACCAGGCTATTGACCAAAAACCCAATTAGCCCCTCTAGCTCACTGCGATGACGGTTAGCAATAGGAGAGCCGATCGCCATGTCTGTCTGTCCAGTGTAACGATGCAGTAACGTCTGAAATGCCGCTAGCAGGGTCATAAACAGCGTCACGCCAGCTTGCTGGCTTAATGCTTCCAGGGCATCTAGTAGTTGCTGCGGCATCTCTAACAATTGGCTAGCACCGCGATGTCCTTGTTCTGAAGAATACGCTAGTGAACGAGATATAGCACCAGGCAACTCTAAAACAGGA from Timaviella obliquedivisa GSE-PSE-MK23-08B includes these protein-coding regions:
- a CDS encoding amino acid adenylation domain-containing protein, coding for MTNWTIAELISHLKSLDVQVFIESDFNPFDEMRLRCTAPEGTLTPALRQELAERKAEIIFYLNQQRSQSIQPSITNQPATQGMLFPLSFAQQRLWFLYQLTPNNPFYNVPAAIRLTGTLNRTALERSFYEIVNRHAALRTTFTILDGQPVQVVSPDTKFELSVVNLQTVTASDRERISQQLATTEAQHPFNLTTDSLLRVTLLQFTPIEAVLLLTLHHIVADGWSLGVLIRELSFFYTAFVEGRIPILPPLPIQYSDFTCWQRNEMQGDILEKQLIYWRSKLQDLQVLHLPSDRPHPLVQTYRGATYPLQFSPTLTQALEAFSQQSGVSLFMTLLAAFQTLLYRYTGQEDIAIGSPIANRHRSELEGLIGFFVNSLVMRSNLSGNPNFRTFLEQVRETTLEAYEHQDLPFEKLVEELDPDRDLSRNPLFQVAFALQNAPMQPLELPGLMLEPAPLRSGSIRFDLEVHLWESAHGLRSLWQSPEGLSGFISYSTDLFDRDRISRLAGHFQTLLEGIVSDPDASLSDLPLLTATEHQQVFVEWNQTDSEQTNDHCFHHIFEAQVEHDPKAIALISEHRSLTYGELNQHANDLAQIPIQMGVQADTLVGLCVDRSADMVIGILGILKAGGAYVPIDPSYPSDRLHFMLTDTQVSILLTQSWLVKSLPESQATTVCLDQPLPLNLGLDKGVSSTPEHLAYVIYTSGSTGIPKGVLAQHKGLCNVVEAQRQVFHLSRSSRILQFSSLSFDASIFEIALALGSGGTLYLPPKPAQMPGIALVQFLEDNAITHALLTPAVLAVLPSAELPALQVLITGGEACSSQVVDRWAVNRHFFNAYGPTETTIWATIAKLYPGDHPLKIGRPILNTQIYILDTHLNPVPIGIPGELYIGGAGLARGYLNRPGLTAERFITTKRLALYKTSDRALFQADGTIEFLGRVDNQIKLRGFRVELGEIEATLQHHPAIQDAVVVASGESSETRLSAYFSLDRQHFQQTQLRSLQTQHIQHWQTLYNQTYQSFIPNPQFNITGWNSSYTGNPIPLEQMQEWVSDRVQQILALQPKRVLEIGCGSGLLLFQIASHCDEYWGTDFSEAALESIQQQLESLNLSQVKLFHRMATDFEGIVPEDMETAAFDVVILNSVVQYFPSQDYLMQVIEGAIKTVAPGGVLFLGDVRSLPLLRAFHTWVQFCQADASVERNQLRQQVERSLFEESELAIDPAFFHALRHKFPQIRQVQIRLSRGHSQNEMTQFRYNVLLHIEDQLTSINQPGSSSSDLIQKHSWKLNPITVETVKKNLLATEPEILIITSVTNSRVNNAVKAATWLLNGNAPKTVGRMRDRLENDVEMAIAPQEWWDLETVLPYAVEITWSTQTNAGNAYTGDAYTGDYDVLLIRHGVDASAALSVQQLCLDGNHYTNEPLLSQFARQLVPALGQHLGKTLPSYMIPSDFLPLENLPLTVSGKVDRRILSSFKQSLAHSPSLAIAPSTLTELTLTDIWKELLQIKQVNMNDNFFEMGGHSLLATQMTSRVRDAFGLELPLKNVFEAPTIAQLSPLIDTLRNTPLTLQAPPLVSLDRSVYRHKRSTLSTSNPQVIQDLSAPKSLANAQIVASNELGTGSRSPLVPLTLGGNKQPFFCVHPMFGVVFPYLELAQHLGNDRSFYGLQPLGLDGKSKPLNRIEAIAAYYIQAIQILQSQGPYFLGGWSFGGLVAFEMAQQLIHAGQEIALLAILDTPAPTHLQPSLYQTLKYLLGTALWSTLPFLLDYGAIATNRFHAWKPWLSRWQWSAIVRQLPEESQLQLLDESAIAPLLQIVYANSQAAYRYIPQKYSERITLFKAMEGSDFTGQNSTLGWNTLATNIQLHHVPGNHLSLLKQPHVQTLAQQIRPYLL
- a CDS encoding amino acid adenylation domain-containing protein, with the protein product MILGKTEPKQDQEDIFIFPTSFAQQRLWFIEQLSKDSLYVIPLIFRLTGLLKRSQLNQSIQAIVHRHEVLRTTFNVMEGQLVQVVAHQSLLPVGWTDLRTLAVSSREDTALRQIWQEIQRPFHLDKELLFRVHLWQLHDTEHLLLMTLHHIVFDEWSSGVLIRELSELYAAAVENRAAVLPELPVQYADFAYWQREWLQGEVLNSQIRYWKQQLKDVPVLELPGAISRSLAYSSEQGHRGASQLLEMPQQLLDALEALSQQAGVTLFMTLLAAFQTLLHRYTGQTDMAIGSPIANRHRSELEGLIGFLVNSLVLRTNLAGDPTFRELLDRVRDVTLAAYAHQDLPFEKLVEELQPIRSLGQNPLFQVVFALQNTPMEQLILPGLVLNPVELQTKTARFALEIYLWKCTDNFRNLWGKGWQQSDGLRGVMVYNTEVFDPATIASVGHHFQVLLEEIVVNPNSHLSALPLLTSREQQALLQQWQGSSVVDSATSCIHQQFEAQVKQTPTAIAVKFGDQQFTYQSLNQGSNQLARYLQRLGAYSNKPIGIYLERSVEAIAAMLAVVKAGGAYVFLDFSYPPERLQFIVKDAEITVILTQVDWINSLQTDQARLICLEQEWDAIAQESDENLPPACTPEQLAYIMYTSGSTGTPKGVMVPHRAVTRLVCETNYVQIEPGDRVAQVATLAFDAATFEIWGALLNGAQLIGVERETTLSPPDFVAELQQQQISILFLTTALFNQTVSQVPSAFQSLKYLLFGGEIVSVDRVRSVLHQGKPQHLIHVYGPTENTTFSTWYEVEQVPQNATTIPIGQAITNTQVYLLDENLHPVPAGVKGEIYLGGAGLAQGYLNRPQLTAERFVHTQFSLLYRTGDRALYRSDDNLEFLGRTDHQIKIRGFRVELGEVERVLTQHPRVQTAVVIVRELDDDRQLLAYVVPKASEILTERDLQSFLKAKLPVYMMPTAFVVMDTLPLTANGKIDQKALPHPHLIVPHVPQEKGLATPTTSLESSLTELWTQLLGRKQVGVHDSFFDMGGHSLLATQLVSRIRDRFQVELPLRSLFETPTIAELALKIEALKWKIQPDRNLQEKLGSQRREEIEL